The stretch of DNA CCATATCATTTTTAACCTTTCCATCTTCTAAGCGTGATAAACTTCTGAAGttgattttaatcaattatgcATACACATGACaccaaaattatgaaaatattctCTAGTCGAGATAAGTTATTAATTGTATAGTTGACTAGTATTACACAAGTCCCTTGAAAAAACTATACACGGTCTTACAGTTTACTATTTGTAAAGCTTAGTACACTTACCAAGGAGTTAATattgtcaaaatttcagctcgataCAAGGATGCAGAAAACAGTATTCACAATTGTACTGAAGTGGATTGGTGAATATGCCAACcaattttttctctcatttctctCTTCCAAAGTTTGGGAAAATAACCTAAAAGCCCCTCtccacttaagttaagtgagaCAAATTGAGCTTTATTAATTTGGAGTTTTACACACATAATTGGACGTTCAACTCAACATTATAATACCCAACATAAATCCAAGAACTAGAACAAATTTGGAAGGAAAATAGTGtaatacaaaatttgttattgcaatgcaattattgataattatttagTGAATAAGAGAATAATTAGCAACAAAGAGGATAACCTACCACCCTACACGACCCTTACCATTATGATGACAGATGAAAGCAGAGACTAATATAGGTATAGTAGTGAAaagcttaaaaaaaaattcaaatccaGTGAACTTTGGCATTAATCATGGCATCTCAATACTTCCATCGTTAAACTTAACAATTGTTATACCTGCTGTTATCACCACAAATACAATAGCCAACCCACAGGCAATGCTAAGGTGTATCTAAGTGAAAATCATACAGTTGAGGTAAGGGAAGGGCTAATCAATGTCTATTTCATGAATGTTAACTATTATTAGGTGTATGCGTCATGGGCACAACCAAAAAGAaaagttcaattaaaaaacatgtattttgtatatatatataaaaaaaaaaaaaaaatcaatgttgTAAAAGTAAAAGGAGGGGAGAGACGTACTCACACACCTGAATGATGCAAGAGACACCAGCATTGATCAAACCATTCTTCCACAACCCCTGAGTTGTGCACTCCTGAACATGATCTTGAGAACACATCACCTGTCAAAAGACAGTAGTCACAAACCATTTTAGTTACAACATTTTTTGCATCAATCTTCAAACACTTAAAACTACCCCAATTAACATATAACCTCGGATAAACCAAAGCTCAAACATAAATAATTGCTCttcttaaataacttttttaaaatatatatatatatatatatatatatatatatatatatatatatatatatatatatatatatatatatatatatttcagaattcatgtttcataataTGTCCTTATCCTTTCGtacatcaatttaattttatcccCCTTTCTAACTTTAGGGTGGGCATACCTACTTAAAGTCAACTCTgacccaattttttttctctatcaaAACCTTGGAAAATGAAACTCTTTTTGTGTTGGGAAAGGCCGCTTAACCATTAAATGTAAATAGTTGAAGTTTCAAATGTTTCTCAAATCAACTtttcaaatgaaagaaaaattcaaatgatTCAATACATGATTTGATTCCTTCCACGAAACAATGAAGCAAAAGACAATGAGAATTAAAACTATGATGATAAtgaaatatgataatataatacCTATGATAACCATGTCCACGACCAGCATTGCAACGTTGTTTATGATGAAGCAAAGCAACAAGAGGTTCCGACCAAGGCCACCATACGCCTGTGTACAGCACAAGCATACCAGCACCAACAACGGTGGGGGATAGGTTGAGCACAGCGCCAGATAACGAGCCAAAGCTGCCTTCGATGTCGTCATGTTTCCATGAAAGTGGGTGGATGTGGTGGGCTTTGGGGCTTCGCCAAACTCACGGTCAAAGAGGGAAAGTGTGATGGTCGTGGTAATGTTTATGTTTATCAACTTTGTGTATGTAAAGTACATAGCCAGAGAGAGAGAACTACAAACTAAAGATTCTTATGTATGGGGTTTTGGCCTTTTACTTGAGGCAccataatttcattttggtAACAATGACCAATGAGTAAGGAGTACTTGAATGCACTTTTTGCTCAATGGATATGAATCAGTTTTGACTGATCATCATTTCATACATGGTTTACCATGTAAACAAAGCTGCTTTATATGCAGGAACTTTTCTCATATTTAGTTACAGTGCTAACgaaaataaaatggaatttGTTCACTCTATTATCAAATACATACATGGCTACTCTAAATAAAAAGATGATAGATAGTTTTTCTCTGTTATGGTGCAATACATAGCCGCTGATTGTTGGCTATCTTGTTTTAGGAGGTTCCAATATTAACAAAGTCTTAATGTGACATGACTGAGATTTGATTTGTACAGAAATTTGAAGAAGATAAATTTGGGATATATCAAAGAAAAGTTTAATAAAGAATTCATGCtaaattactaataataatatcaataacaataataataaatcattaaCATGAAACTTAATACTGTCTTTATTGTGCATCCTACATTTCAATAAAAGTACCACCTACAATATTGCAGGGTGCTCTTAAGATGTTATGGAATTTATGAAGTCAAATTACGAGAGAACCAAGCATATTAACTAACAACAGGGGCTATAAACTGGTGAGCGTGTTTGGATTAACATTTAATCAATCAAATTATGATGAAATATCATTTCGTGTTGAGAATTGAtctttaattctaaaattaattgagtTCAAGCAAATTTGGATATACACTTATAAGTTTTAATATCAATCTACATACACTAACCAAAACGCACGCCATCTCTACCTGATATTTGCGAGAAGAGAATGTCAACAAAAAACATGAAACTTTAATTTGGCCATAATTTAAAACGAAAATACCTGATAATGATTAGTGATCAGTACTGTCTAATGTAGAAGAACAAACCCCAATATAGCAAGGCAATAACTATTATACTCTAATAAGAAGATACATTGTTGCTCTGCTACTAGTGTCaattttttctcttccttttagAGCTCCTGCTTGGTTTGGTCTTAGGTTCCTGATTTGAATCGGGTGATGATGACTGCCCCACAGCATAACTCCACAA from Vigna unguiculata cultivar IT97K-499-35 chromosome 8, ASM411807v1, whole genome shotgun sequence encodes:
- the LOC114193395 gene encoding uncharacterized protein LOC114193395, whose amino-acid sequence is MYFTYTKLININITTTITLSLFDREFGEAPKPTTSTHFHGNMTTSKAALARYLALCSTYPPPLLVLVCLCCTQAYGGLGRNLLLLCFIINNVAMLVVDMVIIGDVFSRSCSGVHNSGVVEEWFDQCWCLLHHSVHTIMNSKILPK